The following proteins are encoded in a genomic region of Amphiura filiformis chromosome 18, Afil_fr2py, whole genome shotgun sequence:
- the LOC140138871 gene encoding glutathione S-transferase omega-1-like, whose translation MPSNAPSSKHLVTGDELPPVRDKSILLFGMGYCPFAQRVQLTMLAKGVQFDTINCNLDQKPEFFTKRNPKQGCVPTIDRNGQVVWESEVICNLLEEWYPDVPLYPKDPYSKAKDQLVVSMFNNKVIPSFYKVLLLRGHENEDVVSQYVEEFTKNMTEYANELETRGTKFYAGNDKPGMVDYLCWPWVEKTIFVDRMKAVVDSIPVLKAYVDEMLQQNIVKDNLVKKDHYLGFAKSYAEGKRIYDF comes from the exons ATGCCTAGTAACGCGCCTAGCAGTAAACATCTTGTAACAG GAGATGAACTGCCGCCTGTCCGAGATAAGTCAATCCTACTATTCGGTATGGGTTATTGCCCCTTCGCGCAACGTGTACAACTTACAATGCTAGCAAAGGGTGTCCA GTTTGACACCATCAATTGCAATCTGGACCAAAAGCCCGAGTTTTTTACCAAGcgtaaccctaaacaaggatgcGTGCCGACGATTGACAGGAACGGACAGGTGGTATGGGAGTCTGAAGTCATTTGTAATCTCCTGGAAGAGTGGTATCCTGATGTGCCTCTCTATCCCAAGGACCCATATTCTAAGGCAAAGGATCAACTGGTGGTTTCCATGTTTAATAATAAG GTGATTCCTTCATTCTATAAAGTGTTACTTCTACGTGGACACGAGAACGAGGACGTGGTGTCGCAGTATGTCGAAGAATTCACCAAAAACATGACCGAATATGCAAATGAACTGGAAACCCGGGGAACAAAATTTTATGCAG GTAATGATAAACCAGGCATGGTGGATTATCTCTGCTGGCCGTGGGTTGAAAAGACCATCTTCGTAGACAGAATGAAGGCAGTGGTTGATAGCATCCCTGTACTGAAGGCGTATGTGGATGAAATGCTCCAACAAAACATTGTGAAAGATAACCTTGTGAAAAAGGATCACTATCTTGGATTCGCAAAGAGTTACGCGGAGGGCAAAAGGATATACGATTTCTAG